The following are from one region of the Candidatus Rokuibacteriota bacterium genome:
- a CDS encoding RNA-binding protein, translated as MASKLYVGGLSYSTTSETLREYFAQCGTVESAAVITDKFSGQSRGFGFVEMTTAEEAQRAISELNGKDLDGRKLTVNLSTPKAPGSGGGGPRGGGRPGGRPGGGGRGGGFGGGDRGAYGVPPSKKPFKW; from the coding sequence ATGGCTTCGAAACTGTACGTAGGGGGGCTCTCGTATTCCACGACGAGCGAGACGCTGCGTGAGTACTTCGCCCAGTGCGGCACCGTGGAATCCGCGGCGGTGATCACCGACAAGTTCTCCGGCCAGTCGCGCGGTTTCGGCTTCGTCGAGATGACAACGGCTGAGGAGGCCCAGCGCGCCATCTCGGAGCTCAACGGCAAGGACCTCGACGGCCGCAAGCTGACCGTCAATCTCTCGACCCCGAAGGCGCCCGGCTCAGGCGGCGGCGGCCCGCGGGGCGGCGGCCGGCCGGGTGGACGCCCGGGCGGCGGTGGTCGCGGCGGCGGGTTCGGGGGCGGCGACCGGGGCGCGTACGGCGTCCCGCCCTCCAAGAAGCCCTTCAAGTGGTAG
- a CDS encoding sigma-54 dependent transcriptional regulator yields MSAPIRVLVADDEKNLRDLIVRELERKGHEAAGVPDGRAALERLREDMPDVLLLDMRMPRMEGIEVLRALGEMSEAPQVIVMTGFQDVANAVEAMKLGAYDYLTKPARIEELDVLIRKAAEKGRLIRQNTVLRAQLDPEGVATSVGIVTASPTMQEVLRLVDRVAPTDSSVLVLGESGTGKELIARAIHERSPRATQAFVPIHCGALPREVLESELFGHEKGAFTGAVSFKPGLIELADGGTLFLDEIGEMEPDSQVKLLRVLESHAFFRVGGTRRRSVDMRLVAATNRDLAEAIRANEFRQDLYYRINTIALTLPPLRERPEDVGLLAAHFLEQNAAYGRKRLSPAALRCMEVYGWPGNVRELQHAIQRAVILGKGDEIEPEDLPAELLAGRGGPTDRAAEGGSLEEMERQHIIATLRRVGGHRAKAAALLGIDPKTLYRKLLTYGISPDQLKSQG; encoded by the coding sequence GTGAGCGCGCCCATTCGCGTGCTGGTAGCCGACGACGAGAAGAACTTGCGCGACCTGATCGTGCGCGAGCTCGAGCGCAAGGGACACGAGGCCGCGGGCGTGCCCGACGGCAGGGCGGCCCTCGAGCGGCTGCGGGAGGACATGCCCGACGTGCTGCTGCTGGACATGCGGATGCCGCGGATGGAGGGGATCGAGGTGCTGCGTGCGCTCGGAGAGATGTCCGAGGCGCCGCAGGTCATCGTCATGACGGGCTTCCAGGACGTCGCCAACGCCGTCGAGGCGATGAAGCTCGGCGCCTACGACTACCTGACCAAGCCTGCGCGGATCGAGGAGCTCGACGTCCTGATCCGCAAGGCGGCCGAGAAGGGCCGCCTCATCCGACAGAACACCGTGCTCCGGGCCCAGCTCGACCCCGAGGGTGTCGCCACGTCGGTCGGCATCGTGACGGCGAGCCCCACCATGCAGGAGGTGCTGCGCCTCGTGGACCGGGTCGCGCCGACGGACTCTTCCGTTCTGGTCCTGGGCGAGAGCGGCACGGGCAAGGAGCTGATCGCGCGCGCCATCCACGAACGGTCGCCGCGGGCGACGCAGGCTTTCGTGCCGATCCATTGCGGCGCGCTGCCGCGCGAGGTGCTGGAGAGCGAGCTGTTCGGCCACGAGAAGGGCGCGTTCACGGGCGCGGTCAGCTTCAAGCCGGGGCTCATCGAGCTGGCGGACGGCGGGACGCTCTTTCTCGACGAGATCGGCGAGATGGAACCCGACAGCCAGGTCAAGCTCCTGCGGGTCCTCGAGTCGCACGCCTTCTTTCGCGTGGGCGGCACGCGGCGGCGCAGCGTGGACATGCGGCTCGTCGCCGCGACCAACCGCGATCTCGCGGAGGCGATCCGCGCCAACGAGTTCCGCCAGGACCTCTACTACCGGATCAACACGATCGCCCTGACCCTGCCACCGCTGCGCGAGCGGCCCGAGGACGTGGGTCTCCTGGCCGCGCACTTTCTCGAGCAGAACGCGGCCTACGGACGCAAGCGCCTCTCCCCGGCGGCCTTGCGCTGCATGGAGGTGTACGGCTGGCCGGGCAACGTGCGCGAGCTCCAGCACGCGATCCAGCGCGCCGTCATTCTCGGGAAGGGCGACGAGATCGAGCCTGAGGACCTGCCCGCAGAGCTCTTGGCGGGCCGCGGCGGTCCGACGGATCGTGCGGCGGAAGGCGGCAGCCTCGAGGAAATGGAACGCCAGCACATCATCGCCACGCTCCGCCGGGTCGGCGGGCACCGCGCCAAGGCCGCGGCGCTCCTCGGCATCGATCCCAAGACCCTCTACCGCAAGCTCCTCACCTACGGGATCTCCCCGGATCAGCTGAAGTCGCAGGGCTGA